A window from Festucalex cinctus isolate MCC-2025b chromosome 4, RoL_Fcin_1.0, whole genome shotgun sequence encodes these proteins:
- the crispld2 gene encoding cysteine-rich secretory protein LCCL domain-containing 2: MAFIPLLSLLLIWLGSSASLFLPDSKELRQLLSRYEDQEVGHNSTGGRSRRAIRWSDREEILQLHNKLRGSVYPSAADMEYMVWDDELERSATHWAEVCQWDHGPQDLLMSIGQNLAVHWGRYRSPAFHVQAWYDEVKDYTYPYPHECNPWCPERCSGPMCTHYTQVVWATTSRVGCAVHVCPRMNVWGETWENAVYLVCNYSPKGNWIGEAPYKNGRPCSQCPPSYGGGCRNNLCYKDSQRTETEDMNEVEKPQVPVVPRTTAKPALKPKPSTPRKPVSRPSTPSSPSARIPSNSNLAQTIKCETRLRDKCRGITCNRYKCPANCMNRKGKVWGMLYYDVQSSICRAAIHFGAIDNNGGLVDITRMEAKVPFFVKSTKNSIESFSKYRPGNAFMMAKVQETNIDCYTTVAEICPFKKPISHCPRVFCPSDCKSQPSYWSPVIGSNIYTDNSSICKAAIHAGVIPPDGGFVDVLPLDKRKNYVGVLKNGIQSESKSNTEGGSFRVFAVRE, from the exons ATGGCCTTCATCCCTCTCCTCTCCCTCCTGCTGATCTGGCTCGGAAGCTCGGCGTCTCTCTTCCTGCCCGACTCCAAGGAGCTCAGGCAGCTGCTGAGTCGCTACGAGGACCAAGAAGTGGGTCACAACAGCACTGGCGGTAGGAGCAGACGTGCCATCCGCTGGTCGGACCGGGAGGAAATCCTCCAGCTGCACAACAAGCTGAGGGGCTCCGTGTACCCCAGCGCGGCCGACATGGAGTACATG GTGTGGGATGACGAGCTGGAGCGGTCCGCCACTCACTGGGCCGAGGTGTGCCAGTGGGATCACGGACCTCAGGACCTGCTCATGTCCATCGGGCAGAACCTGGCTGTTCACTGGGGCAG GTACCGCTCACCCGCTTTCCACGTTCAGGCCTGGTACGACGAGGTGAAAGACTACACCTATCCCTACCCTCACGAGTGCAACCCATGGTGTCCCGAGCGCTGCTCCGGGCCCATGTGTACCCACTACACACAG GTGGTTTGGGCCACCACGAGCAGAGTTGGCTGCGCCGTGCACGTCTGTCCGAGGATGAACGTGTGGGGGGAAACGTGGGAGAACGCAGTCTACCTCGTGTGCAACTACTCCCCAAA GGGCAACTGGATCGGGGAGGCTCCCtataaaaatggccgcccttgcTCACAGTGCCCTCCCAGCTACGGAGGAGGATGCAGAAATAATTTGTGCTACAAAG ACTCGCAGCGCACCGAGACTGAGGATATGAACGAAGTGGAGAAGCCTCAGGTGCCCGTCGTGCCTCGCACAACTGCTAAACCCGCACTCAAACCCAAACCCTCCACTCCAAGAAAACCGGTGTCcaggccgtccacgccaagcaGCCCATCTGCAAGGATTCCTAGTAACTCCAACCTGG CTCAGACCATCAAGTGTGAGACCAGACTGCGAGACAAGTGCAGAGGAATAACCTGCAacag ATACAAGTGTCCCGCTAACTGCATGAATAGGAAAGGGAAAGTTTGGGGAATGCTCTACTATGATGTG CAATCGAGTATTTGCCGTGCCGCCATTCACTTTGGTGCCATCGACAACAACGGAGGACTTGTCGACATCACAAGGATGGAAGCAAAGGTTCCCTTCTTTGTCAAATCCACGAAAAATTCCATCGAGTCTTTCAG TAAATATAGGCCAGGAAATGCCTTTATGATGGCCAAAGTACAAG AAACCAATATTGACTGCTACACTACTGTAGCTGAAATCTGCCCATTCAAAAAGCCCATCTCACATTGTCCAAG AGTCTTCTGTCCTTCTGACTGCAAGAGTCAACCCTCTTATTGGTCACCAGTTATTGGCAGCAATATCTACACAGAC AACTCCAGTATTTGTAAGGCGGCCATCCATGCAGGGGTGATCCCACCAGACGGGGGCTTTGTGGATGTCCTGCCTCTGGACAAGAGAAAGAATTATGTCGGTGTGCTGAAAAATGGCATCCAGTCTGAAAG CAAGAGCAACACAGAGGGAGGCTCCTTCCGCGTGTTCGCCGTAAGGGAGTGA
- the usp10 gene encoding ubiquitin carboxyl-terminal hydrolase 10 isoform X1 → MASYGNQYIFGEFSPDEINQFFVTPRCYVELPPFNDKPPCVSQSSGGYCTPAVPYIMESMGLQGCGDDYQRIKFGVDEVMDSKPVGGVNDSLYKVSSTLNPQAPEFILACQSAQKTQPTTTPAGAAPDGSHFNSEDGPDSEASALDNHQACQDVDGLPGGLGQRERKKKKKRPPGYYNYLDPSAGCNNNNSSSSSTVDGTPVTALVNGHALGVSQHSAEDADCKTLSETGLSSPSAVSTATAAPTSTANQRTCDSPDDLLSDLGAASLSDGNNAISPSSSSCQSRSMTEGARTADEQPDHLAPQSPELSDSPQSPRSKSPLPASAVTTTESEGGEVAESNGLAESATPFGAHGHKEDGESADLTQQVSPHCAAQTPAAESTHSPAVPATPTTNPPKSWASLFHNSKPLPGSPPAFVEVKNAVEVAAPPLLTPETPEEKPIEVKEGPVHVSEDPMAPKLAELIENVKLIHKPVSLQPRGLVNKGNWCYINATLQALIACPPMYHLMKSIPLHSEAQRPCTSTPMIDNFVRLVNEFTNMPVPAKPKPAVGDKVVKDIRPGIPFEPTYIYRLLTLIKSSLSEKGRQEDAEEYLGFILNGLHEEMLALKKLISPQEEKIPTPNGPESLPGVEEDDADKDEEGSEDEWEQVGPRNKTSITRQADFVRTPITDIFGGHIRSVVYQQNSKESATLQPFFTLQLDIQSEKVRTVQEALETLVARESVQGYTSKSKQEIEVSRRVTLEELPPVLVLHLKRFVFEKTGGCQKLNKIIEYPVDLEISKDLLSSGVRSKVVKGQRTYRLFAVVYHHGNSATGGHYTTDVFHIGLNGWLRIDDQAVKVINQYLVVKQIAERTAYLLYYRRVDLL, encoded by the exons TATATCTTTGGGGAATTCAGCCCAGATGAGATCAATCAGTTCTTTGTGACTCCACGATGTTATGTCGAG CTTCCACCGTTCAACGACAAACCACCGTGTGTCAGTCAATCCTCCG GAGGTTACTGCACTCCTGCTGTACCATATATAATGGAGTCAATGGGACTGCAGGGTTGCG GAGATGACTATCAGCGCATTAAGTTTGGTGTTGATGAGGTCATGGACTCCAAGCCCGTCGGTGGCGTGAACGACTCTTTGTACAAGGTGTCGAGCACCTTGAACCCGCAGGCTCCCGAGTTCATCCTGGCCTGCCAGTCGGCCCAGAAGACCCAACCGACGACGACTCCGGCGGGCGCCGCCCCAGACGGAAGCCACTTCAACTCTGAGGACGGGCCTGACTCGGAGGCCTCGGCCTTGGACAATCATCAGGCGTGCCAGGACGTGGACGGGCTGCCTGGTGGCCTGGGACAGCgagagaggaagaaaaagaaaaagcgaCCACCGGGGTACTACAACTACCTGGACCCATCAGCGggctgcaacaacaacaacagcagcagcagtagtACTGTAGATGGGACGCCTGTGACGGCACTCGTGAATGGACACGCACTTGGTGTCTCGCAGCACAGTGCCGAGGATGCGGACTGTAAGACTTTATCGGAGACCGGCCTTTCTTCTCCGAGCGCCGTCTCCACGGCGACAGCTGCTCCGACATCCACTGCCAATCAGAGGACTTGTGATAGCCCTGATGACTTGTTGTCGGACTTAGGGGCTGCCTCTTTATCAGATGGCAACAATGCAATTTCCCCCTCTTCGTCCTCATGTCAGAGCAGAAGCATGACTGAGGGAGCAAGGACTGCAGATGAGCAGCCAGATCATTTGGCTCCACAGAGCCCCGAACTTTCAGATAGTCCACAGAGCCCACGGTCCAAGTCACCGCTTCCTGCTTCTGCTGTTACGACTACTGAATCGGAGGGAGGGGAGGTGGCAGAGAGTAACGGGCTGGCAGAGTCCGCCACTCCTTTTGGTGCACATGGACATAAGGAAGACGGTGAGAGTGCAGATTTGACCCAGCAGGTCTCTCCGCACTGTGCTGCCCAAACGCCGGCGGCGGAGTCGACGCATTCGCCTGCAGTTCCGGCCACGCCTACTACCAACCCCCCCAAATCTTGGGCTAGCCTCTTCCACAACTCTAAGCCACTTCCTGGTAGCCCTCCGGCCTTTGTGGAGGTTAAGAATGCCGTGGAAGTTGCTGCCCCTCCTCTCCTGACACCAGAGACACCTGAGGAGAAACCTATTGAGGTCAAAGAAGGCCCTGTCCATGTATCTGAGGATCCTATGGCTCCTAAGCTTGCAG AACTTATTGAGAATGTGAAGTTGATACATAAACCAGTGTCTTTGCAGCCGAGAGGACTTGTCAACAAAGGAAACTGGTGCTACATCAACGCT ACTCTGCAAGCCCTGATCGCGTGTCCCCCCATGTATCACCTGATGAAGTCCATTCCTCTACACAGTGAAGCACAGAGACCGTGCACATCCACTCCCATGATAGACAACTT CGTGAGGCTGGTGAATGAGTTCACGAACATGCCGGTGCCTGCTAAACCCAAACCTG CTGTTGGCGATAAGGTGGTGAAAGACATTCGGCCCGGCATTCCCTTTGAGCCAACGTACATTTACAGACTCCTCACACTCATCAAGTCCAGTCTCTCTGAAAAG GGACGACAGGAAGATGCAGAGGAGTATCTCGGCTTCATTCTTAACGGGCTACACGAGGAGATGCTGGCTTTGAAAAAACTAATCTCGCCTCAGGAAGAGA AAATCCCCACACCCAACGGCCCAGAGTCGCTGCCAGGTGTGGAGGAAGACGACGCCGACAAGGACGAAGAAGGGAGCGAGGACGAGTGGGAGCAAGTTGGCCCCCGTAACAAGACTTCCATCACACGCCAAGCCGACTTTGTCCGCACGCCCATCACTGACATATTTGGAGGACACATTAG GTCGGTGGTTTATCAGCAGAACTCCAAGGAGTCGGCCACACTGCAGCCCTTCTTTACACTGCAGCTCGATATCCAGTCGGAGAAGGTCCGCACTGTCCAGGAGGCCTTGGAAACGCTGGTTGCCCGAGAGTCGGTTCAGGGCTACACTTCCAAAAGCAAGCAAGAG ATTGAGGTCAGTCGGAGGGTGACTCTGGAGGAGCTGCCCCCCGTCCTGGTGCTCCATCTCAAGAGATTTGTCTTTGAGAAGACTGGAGGCTGTCAGAAACTCAACAAGATCATTGAGTACCCCGTTGATCTGGAAATAAGCAAAG ACCTCCTGTCTTCTGGAGTGAGGAGCAAAGTTGTGAAAGGCCAAAGAACGTACAGGCTCTTTGCAG TGGTCTATCACCACGGGAACAGCGCAACAGGCGGTCACTACACCACGGATGTCTTCCACATCGGTCTTAACGGCTGGCTGCGCATCGACGACCAGGCGGTGAAGGTGATCAACCAATACCTGGTGGTCAAGCAGATTGCAGAGCGCACGGCTTACCTGCTGTACTACCGCCGCGTTGACCTCTTGTAG
- the usp10 gene encoding ubiquitin carboxyl-terminal hydrolase 10 isoform X2, with protein MASYGNQYIFGEFSPDEINQFFVTPRCYVELPPFNDKPPCVSQSSGDDYQRIKFGVDEVMDSKPVGGVNDSLYKVSSTLNPQAPEFILACQSAQKTQPTTTPAGAAPDGSHFNSEDGPDSEASALDNHQACQDVDGLPGGLGQRERKKKKKRPPGYYNYLDPSAGCNNNNSSSSSTVDGTPVTALVNGHALGVSQHSAEDADCKTLSETGLSSPSAVSTATAAPTSTANQRTCDSPDDLLSDLGAASLSDGNNAISPSSSSCQSRSMTEGARTADEQPDHLAPQSPELSDSPQSPRSKSPLPASAVTTTESEGGEVAESNGLAESATPFGAHGHKEDGESADLTQQVSPHCAAQTPAAESTHSPAVPATPTTNPPKSWASLFHNSKPLPGSPPAFVEVKNAVEVAAPPLLTPETPEEKPIEVKEGPVHVSEDPMAPKLAELIENVKLIHKPVSLQPRGLVNKGNWCYINATLQALIACPPMYHLMKSIPLHSEAQRPCTSTPMIDNFVRLVNEFTNMPVPAKPKPAVGDKVVKDIRPGIPFEPTYIYRLLTLIKSSLSEKGRQEDAEEYLGFILNGLHEEMLALKKLISPQEEKIPTPNGPESLPGVEEDDADKDEEGSEDEWEQVGPRNKTSITRQADFVRTPITDIFGGHIRSVVYQQNSKESATLQPFFTLQLDIQSEKVRTVQEALETLVARESVQGYTSKSKQEIEVSRRVTLEELPPVLVLHLKRFVFEKTGGCQKLNKIIEYPVDLEISKDLLSSGVRSKVVKGQRTYRLFAVVYHHGNSATGGHYTTDVFHIGLNGWLRIDDQAVKVINQYLVVKQIAERTAYLLYYRRVDLL; from the exons TATATCTTTGGGGAATTCAGCCCAGATGAGATCAATCAGTTCTTTGTGACTCCACGATGTTATGTCGAG CTTCCACCGTTCAACGACAAACCACCGTGTGTCAGTCAATCCTCCG GAGATGACTATCAGCGCATTAAGTTTGGTGTTGATGAGGTCATGGACTCCAAGCCCGTCGGTGGCGTGAACGACTCTTTGTACAAGGTGTCGAGCACCTTGAACCCGCAGGCTCCCGAGTTCATCCTGGCCTGCCAGTCGGCCCAGAAGACCCAACCGACGACGACTCCGGCGGGCGCCGCCCCAGACGGAAGCCACTTCAACTCTGAGGACGGGCCTGACTCGGAGGCCTCGGCCTTGGACAATCATCAGGCGTGCCAGGACGTGGACGGGCTGCCTGGTGGCCTGGGACAGCgagagaggaagaaaaagaaaaagcgaCCACCGGGGTACTACAACTACCTGGACCCATCAGCGggctgcaacaacaacaacagcagcagcagtagtACTGTAGATGGGACGCCTGTGACGGCACTCGTGAATGGACACGCACTTGGTGTCTCGCAGCACAGTGCCGAGGATGCGGACTGTAAGACTTTATCGGAGACCGGCCTTTCTTCTCCGAGCGCCGTCTCCACGGCGACAGCTGCTCCGACATCCACTGCCAATCAGAGGACTTGTGATAGCCCTGATGACTTGTTGTCGGACTTAGGGGCTGCCTCTTTATCAGATGGCAACAATGCAATTTCCCCCTCTTCGTCCTCATGTCAGAGCAGAAGCATGACTGAGGGAGCAAGGACTGCAGATGAGCAGCCAGATCATTTGGCTCCACAGAGCCCCGAACTTTCAGATAGTCCACAGAGCCCACGGTCCAAGTCACCGCTTCCTGCTTCTGCTGTTACGACTACTGAATCGGAGGGAGGGGAGGTGGCAGAGAGTAACGGGCTGGCAGAGTCCGCCACTCCTTTTGGTGCACATGGACATAAGGAAGACGGTGAGAGTGCAGATTTGACCCAGCAGGTCTCTCCGCACTGTGCTGCCCAAACGCCGGCGGCGGAGTCGACGCATTCGCCTGCAGTTCCGGCCACGCCTACTACCAACCCCCCCAAATCTTGGGCTAGCCTCTTCCACAACTCTAAGCCACTTCCTGGTAGCCCTCCGGCCTTTGTGGAGGTTAAGAATGCCGTGGAAGTTGCTGCCCCTCCTCTCCTGACACCAGAGACACCTGAGGAGAAACCTATTGAGGTCAAAGAAGGCCCTGTCCATGTATCTGAGGATCCTATGGCTCCTAAGCTTGCAG AACTTATTGAGAATGTGAAGTTGATACATAAACCAGTGTCTTTGCAGCCGAGAGGACTTGTCAACAAAGGAAACTGGTGCTACATCAACGCT ACTCTGCAAGCCCTGATCGCGTGTCCCCCCATGTATCACCTGATGAAGTCCATTCCTCTACACAGTGAAGCACAGAGACCGTGCACATCCACTCCCATGATAGACAACTT CGTGAGGCTGGTGAATGAGTTCACGAACATGCCGGTGCCTGCTAAACCCAAACCTG CTGTTGGCGATAAGGTGGTGAAAGACATTCGGCCCGGCATTCCCTTTGAGCCAACGTACATTTACAGACTCCTCACACTCATCAAGTCCAGTCTCTCTGAAAAG GGACGACAGGAAGATGCAGAGGAGTATCTCGGCTTCATTCTTAACGGGCTACACGAGGAGATGCTGGCTTTGAAAAAACTAATCTCGCCTCAGGAAGAGA AAATCCCCACACCCAACGGCCCAGAGTCGCTGCCAGGTGTGGAGGAAGACGACGCCGACAAGGACGAAGAAGGGAGCGAGGACGAGTGGGAGCAAGTTGGCCCCCGTAACAAGACTTCCATCACACGCCAAGCCGACTTTGTCCGCACGCCCATCACTGACATATTTGGAGGACACATTAG GTCGGTGGTTTATCAGCAGAACTCCAAGGAGTCGGCCACACTGCAGCCCTTCTTTACACTGCAGCTCGATATCCAGTCGGAGAAGGTCCGCACTGTCCAGGAGGCCTTGGAAACGCTGGTTGCCCGAGAGTCGGTTCAGGGCTACACTTCCAAAAGCAAGCAAGAG ATTGAGGTCAGTCGGAGGGTGACTCTGGAGGAGCTGCCCCCCGTCCTGGTGCTCCATCTCAAGAGATTTGTCTTTGAGAAGACTGGAGGCTGTCAGAAACTCAACAAGATCATTGAGTACCCCGTTGATCTGGAAATAAGCAAAG ACCTCCTGTCTTCTGGAGTGAGGAGCAAAGTTGTGAAAGGCCAAAGAACGTACAGGCTCTTTGCAG TGGTCTATCACCACGGGAACAGCGCAACAGGCGGTCACTACACCACGGATGTCTTCCACATCGGTCTTAACGGCTGGCTGCGCATCGACGACCAGGCGGTGAAGGTGATCAACCAATACCTGGTGGTCAAGCAGATTGCAGAGCGCACGGCTTACCTGCTGTACTACCGCCGCGTTGACCTCTTGTAG